A DNA window from Ostrea edulis chromosome 5, xbOstEdul1.1, whole genome shotgun sequence contains the following coding sequences:
- the LOC125650797 gene encoding aplysianin-A-like: MNPAAVILCFSLVYGTCKGARYEEDITIIGAGIGGTYTGWRLRNKGLRVGIYEYSDRVGGRMYTRRFPDAPDLPIEFGAMRLLPEEHLRMMKAGNELGLHFVPFNEGLGKIPNRTILFYRDTHMTTFELGGTHTPYSLRPEELRNPVDLEQYLSETYSNYNGTDPKTELFTAVTHDGVPLYQQSYKELIQKTGISKEAYNYIIDSSLFHDDVFDTQSILRFPRSRKNTTPHITTSRLPPVVTVSEGMDSFPKGFMKQFTSSNPFRHRYFRNRQLVKISRSKRGKLKLKFKRTRTINGKTIRTKRSFKVYTRNVILALPKVPLQNIRMPVSSNARFQSALNSVTDVKASKIFLVYDYAWWLYGPMNFTYTHSDLPYRQSFHWGISRTGKAILLISYADFEDPLFWSQLQQRGKVISKRNDDTRVTDQVVKHAHYQLSKVYNINFTHIPKPVDGMMFVWEMYPFKGAWCVWKPGSRWYDIKNFLTKPFLFNNIYIVHGYWGAEYRTWGEATLKAADDVLSYFKLSSYLT; encoded by the exons ATGAATCCTGCTGCTGTTATTTTGTGTTTCTCCCTCGTGTATGGAACTTGTAAAG GAGCACGGTATGAGGAGGATATCACTATTATTGGAGCTGGAATCGGAGGAACTTACACCGGATGGAGGCTCAGAAACAAAGGACTTCGGGTTGGAATTTATGAATACTCCGATAGAGTTGGTGGTAGGATGTATACAAGAAGATTTCCTGATGCTCCAGATCTCCCTATAGAGTTCGGTGCCATGAGACTTCTACCGGAAGAACATTTGAGAATGATGAAAGCTGGGAATGAGCTCGGACTCCACTTTGTTCCGTTTAATGAGGGCCTTGGAAAAATTCCCAACAGGACAATCCTGTTCTATCGAGATACCCACATGACAACTTTTGAATTAGGAGGAACACATACACCTTACAGTCTAAGACCAGAGGAACTCAGAAACCCCGTGGATTTAGAACA gtATCTTTCTGAAACGTATTCAAATTATAATGGCACTGATCCAAAGACGGAGCTATTTACAGCAGTGACGCATGACGGTGTTCCCTTGTACCAACAGAG TTACAAAGAGTTGATACAGAAAACCGGGATCAGCAAAGAGGCCTATAATTACATCATTGACAGTAGTCTGTTTCACGATGATGTCTTTGATACACAGAGCATTCTACGATTCCCCAGGTCACGCAAAAATACCACACCTCACATCACCACCAGTAGACTTCCCCCTGTCGTCACTGTGTCCGAAGGAATGGATTCATTTCCAAAAGGTTTTATGAAGCAATTTACATCGTCGAATCCTTTCAG GCACAGATATTTTCGAAACAGACAGCTTGTAAAAATATCAAGATCAAAACGGgggaaattgaaattgaaattcaaacGAACTCGAACAATCAATGGCAAAACCATACGTACAAAGAGAAGTTTTAAAGTTTACACACGTAACGTTATACTAGCTCTTCCAAAGGTTCCTTTACAAAACATCAGGATGCCTGTGTCCAGCAATGCTCGATTCCAATCGGCGCTCAATTCGGTGACTGACGTGAAAGCATCGAAGATATTTTTGGTCTATGACTACGCCTGGTGGCTTTATGGCCCGATGAACTTCACATATACTCATTCAGATCTCCCATATAGACAGTCTTTTCACTGGGGAATATCCAGAACTGGCAAGGCAATTCTTCTGATATCTTATGCAGACTTTGAAGATCCATTGTTCTGGAGTCAGCTGCAACAGAGAGGAAAAGTTATAAGCAAAAGGAACGATGACACTAGGGTAACAGACCAAGTTGTTAAACACGCACATTACCAGCTTTCTAAAGTTTACAACATAAATTTTACGCATATTCCTAAACCAGTAGACGGGATGATGTTTGTCTGGGAAATGTACCCTTTCAAGGGAGCATGGTGTGTATGGAAGCCGGGATCGAGGTGGTatgacattaaaaatttcctCACCAAGCCGTTTCTTTTCAACAACATATACATCGTCCATGGGTACTGGGGAGCGGAATATCGTACATGGGGAGAGGCCACCCTAAAGGCTGCTGATGACGTATTATCTTATTTCAAACTCTCATCTTATCTTACGTAA